A region of Thermococcus barossii DNA encodes the following proteins:
- the hydB gene encoding NADPH-dependent hydrogenase/sulfhydrogenase 1 subunit beta, giving the protein MRYVKLPKENTYAFLERLKEWGKLYAPVKISEKFYDFREIDDVRKVEFHYNRTIMPPKKFFFLPREKLFEFNLAKAEYREVIEDVEPFILFGLHACDIFGLKVLDTVYLDELPDKYYRVRREKGIIIGISCMPDEYCFCNLRETDFADDGFDLFLHELPDGWLVRVGTPTGHRIVDKNIKLFEEVTTEDICNFREFENRRSRSFRYHEDWSNLRYLLELEMEHPMWDEQAEICLACGNCNTTCPTCRCYEVQDIVNLDGNTGYRERRWDSCQLRSHGLVAGGHNFRPTKKDRFRNRYLCKNSYNEKLGISYCVGCGRCTYFCPAGISFVKNLRTIMGLEGEKTCPSEISEEIPKRGFAYASEIRGEDI; this is encoded by the coding sequence TTGAGATACGTTAAGCTCCCGAAGGAGAACACGTATGCGTTCCTTGAAAGGCTGAAGGAATGGGGCAAGCTCTACGCCCCGGTTAAGATATCCGAGAAGTTCTACGACTTCAGGGAAATAGACGACGTCAGGAAGGTCGAGTTCCACTACAACAGGACCATAATGCCGCCGAAGAAGTTCTTCTTCCTGCCGAGGGAGAAGCTCTTCGAGTTCAACCTTGCAAAAGCGGAGTACAGGGAGGTCATAGAGGATGTCGAACCGTTCATACTCTTCGGTCTCCACGCCTGCGACATCTTTGGCCTCAAGGTGCTCGACACGGTTTACCTCGACGAACTCCCGGACAAGTACTACAGGGTAAGGCGTGAGAAAGGCATCATCATAGGCATCAGCTGTATGCCCGACGAGTACTGCTTCTGCAACCTCCGCGAGACCGATTTTGCAGACGACGGCTTTGACCTGTTCCTGCACGAGCTCCCCGACGGCTGGCTCGTCCGCGTTGGAACCCCAACCGGGCACCGCATAGTAGACAAGAACATCAAGCTCTTCGAGGAGGTCACCACCGAGGACATCTGCAACTTCAGGGAGTTTGAGAACAGGCGCTCCAGGTCGTTTAGATACCACGAGGACTGGAGCAACCTGCGCTACCTGCTCGAGCTGGAAATGGAGCATCCGATGTGGGACGAGCAGGCGGAAATTTGTCTCGCCTGCGGCAACTGCAACACCACCTGCCCGACCTGTCGCTGCTACGAGGTGCAGGACATAGTCAACCTCGACGGGAACACCGGTTACCGCGAGAGGCGCTGGGACTCCTGCCAGCTCAGGAGCCACGGTCTGGTTGCAGGGGGGCACAACTTCAGACCGACCAAGAAGGACCGCTTCCGCAACAGGTACCTCTGTAAGAACTCCTACAACGAGAAGCTCGGCATAAGTTACTGCGTCGGCTGTGGAAGGTGCACCTACTTCTGCCCGGCGGGAATAAGCTTCGTGAAGAACCTGCGCACGATCATGGGTCTCGAGGGTGAAAAGACCTGTCCGTCCGAAATAAGCGAGGAGATTCCGAAGAGGGGATTCGCCTACGCCTCGGAGATAAGGGGTGAGGACATATGA
- a CDS encoding outer membrane protein assembly factor BamB family protein, which produces MRWPLPFILILLTLTLVSAQPNWEWTYHDECIVFSMAFNDRGDLALGFGYDAILLNPNGSREFKAPVRGFAYSIAISENGTVIVGTDGNWVQFFDSGGRLLREYKTENVVYSVDISRDGRKAVAGNVDGFVYFFKDIKPVWKRSIGSYLWSVALVGDRILVGGDEGRFVAFGDDGNPIFNLTLPGEVKKVAGDGEMAVALVVSPDETWSSVYAFDWNGKELWEKTFDGLIRDMEFDGKGIALGGSLNEVILLDREGNVVYSVPFYLLVTDVATAEGYTLATGGDEAVLVAPNGTVLWDYSPNETVEKVAISPGARYLALSRRFHGKDICEANVDFMSLGEHESSTAPEVPPRRELGSPLVAAGLGAFILLVLALLWREMRE; this is translated from the coding sequence ATGAGGTGGCCGTTACCCTTCATCCTGATTCTCCTCACGTTGACCCTCGTAAGTGCCCAGCCCAACTGGGAGTGGACGTACCACGACGAGTGCATAGTGTTCTCCATGGCCTTTAACGATAGGGGAGACCTGGCCCTTGGTTTCGGCTACGATGCCATACTCCTCAACCCCAACGGGAGCAGGGAGTTCAAGGCCCCTGTGAGGGGCTTTGCGTATTCGATTGCCATTAGCGAGAACGGAACCGTCATCGTTGGAACCGACGGCAACTGGGTTCAGTTTTTTGACTCTGGTGGAAGGCTTTTGAGGGAATACAAGACCGAAAACGTCGTTTACAGTGTGGACATTTCGCGGGATGGAAGGAAGGCTGTGGCTGGAAACGTTGATGGTTTCGTGTACTTCTTCAAAGACATAAAACCCGTGTGGAAGAGGAGCATAGGCTCTTACCTCTGGAGTGTAGCCCTTGTTGGTGACAGAATACTGGTTGGCGGTGATGAGGGTAGATTCGTTGCCTTTGGGGACGATGGAAACCCCATTTTCAACCTTACCCTTCCCGGGGAAGTGAAAAAAGTTGCAGGGGACGGGGAAATGGCCGTTGCCCTGGTGGTTTCTCCGGATGAGACATGGAGTTCCGTCTACGCCTTCGACTGGAACGGGAAAGAGCTCTGGGAGAAGACTTTCGATGGCCTCATCCGGGATATGGAGTTCGATGGGAAGGGAATAGCGCTGGGGGGCAGCCTCAATGAGGTCATTCTCCTCGACAGAGAAGGGAACGTGGTGTATTCCGTACCCTTCTACCTTCTCGTCACCGACGTGGCGACCGCTGAAGGTTACACCCTGGCTACCGGTGGCGACGAGGCGGTTCTCGTTGCTCCAAACGGGACGGTCCTCTGGGATTACTCCCCCAACGAGACCGTTGAGAAGGTAGCGATATCTCCTGGGGCGAGGTACTTGGCCCTTTCACGCAGGTTCCACGGCAAGGACATCTGTGAGGCAAACGTTGACTTTATGAGTCTTGGGGAGCATGAATCCAGTACTGCCCCTGAGGTGCCGCCCAGAAGGGAGCTCGGAAGTCCCTTGGTGGCGGCTGGACTGGGTGCATTCATACTGCTGGTGCTCGCACTCCTGTGGAGGGAGATGAGAGAGTGA
- a CDS encoding ABC transporter ATP-binding protein translates to MRRVIEAKGLTKRYGDFTAVDGISFEVKKGEIFGFLGPNGAGKTTTVRMLSTLTPITAGEAYVNGYDVKTQRLYVKRSIGVVPDVSNLYDELTVEENLRFLARLYDAPMENVSRLIRDFNLPSKKKFGKLSSGYRRRATIAAALIHEPPVLFMDEPTVALDVQSAKLVREMILALNKMGKTIFLTTHNMAEAERLPHRIAIINRGKIVTIGKRSELRRLVGAGVRIRLKVEPISNRLLKFLEPYNPVFDEDSIVVTVDDPDGFLEDFLRIKEEVGFAVRHLSTELPSIEEVFLELTDDNEERVCPATCGGCPI, encoded by the coding sequence GTGAGGCGGGTTATAGAGGCAAAGGGACTTACAAAGAGGTACGGTGACTTCACTGCCGTCGATGGGATAAGCTTTGAGGTCAAGAAGGGGGAGATATTTGGTTTCTTGGGCCCCAACGGTGCGGGGAAAACAACCACCGTAAGGATGCTCTCAACGCTGACCCCGATAACGGCGGGCGAAGCCTATGTAAACGGATATGACGTTAAGACCCAGCGGCTGTACGTTAAGCGCAGCATAGGAGTTGTCCCCGACGTCTCAAACCTGTACGATGAGCTGACGGTTGAGGAGAACCTCCGCTTCCTTGCGAGGCTCTACGATGCCCCGATGGAAAACGTCTCCCGCCTGATAAGGGACTTCAACCTTCCTTCGAAGAAAAAGTTTGGAAAGCTCAGCTCGGGCTACAGGAGAAGGGCAACCATCGCGGCGGCACTCATCCACGAACCTCCAGTGCTCTTTATGGATGAACCCACCGTGGCCCTGGATGTTCAATCCGCCAAGCTCGTCAGGGAGATGATACTGGCACTCAACAAAATGGGAAAGACGATTTTCCTGACGACCCACAACATGGCCGAGGCAGAGAGACTGCCCCACAGGATAGCAATAATCAACCGGGGAAAAATCGTCACCATTGGAAAGAGAAGTGAACTGAGAAGGCTCGTGGGGGCTGGGGTTAGGATTCGGCTCAAGGTGGAGCCCATCAGCAACAGACTTTTGAAGTTCCTGGAGCCTTACAATCCTGTATTTGACGAGGATTCTATAGTGGTGACCGTTGATGACCCCGACGGGTTTCTGGAGGACTTCTTGAGGATCAAGGAAGAGGTTGGATTCGCTGTGAGGCATCTCTCCACGGAGCTCCCGAGCATAGAGGAGGTCTTTCTTGAGCTTACGGATGACAACGAGGAGAGAGTCTGTCCGGCGACCTGCGGAGGGTGTCCGATATGA
- a CDS encoding ABC transporter permease, whose product MKKVLVIVNKELREYLLKPGSISWGLIFPLVFTLAFIVRFGDVDHLAPGLVSISSLFATTSFVSSSLIFERRLKTFERLLLAPIRYGEIVVAKVLVGSLFGLMVSLVTLLLVRYFMVYPVWNWPLTAIFLILANVAFSSFGVYVSLTVENPINVMTWLNLLRLPMIFTSGALASLTLFPKWFVVVGLLTPMTYSVEGLRYSMLYYYDIVAPLYAFLTLLLTALIFITLSVRRIKALY is encoded by the coding sequence ATGAAAAAGGTTCTCGTCATAGTTAACAAGGAGCTCAGGGAATACCTCCTGAAGCCGGGCTCAATCAGCTGGGGACTTATATTTCCCCTGGTATTCACCTTGGCTTTCATCGTCCGCTTCGGAGACGTTGACCACCTTGCCCCTGGCCTGGTCAGCATCTCGTCCCTCTTCGCCACGACCTCATTCGTCTCTTCGTCTCTGATTTTTGAAAGGCGGCTGAAAACGTTCGAACGCCTCCTCCTTGCGCCCATAAGATACGGGGAAATAGTGGTCGCCAAGGTTCTCGTTGGCTCACTCTTTGGCCTCATGGTGAGCCTCGTAACCCTTCTCCTTGTGAGGTACTTTATGGTGTATCCCGTGTGGAACTGGCCGCTGACTGCCATCTTTCTAATCCTGGCCAACGTGGCCTTCTCTTCCTTTGGTGTCTACGTGTCCCTCACCGTTGAGAACCCGATAAACGTTATGACGTGGCTCAACCTGCTCAGACTCCCGATGATATTCACGAGCGGAGCGCTGGCATCGCTAACACTCTTTCCGAAGTGGTTCGTCGTTGTCGGTCTCTTAACGCCCATGACGTACTCGGTTGAGGGGCTCAGGTATTCGATGCTGTACTACTACGACATCGTGGCACCTCTGTACGCCTTTCTGACCCTCCTCCTGACGGCCCTGATTTTTATCACCCTTTCCGTGAGGAGGATAAAGGCCCTCTACTGA
- a CDS encoding ABC transporter substrate-binding protein, with amino-acid sequence MSMKKTALLLMLLMLGAVVAAGCIAGNATTTTNSETSGESTSLSTTTTSSTPESETTPSVKSHYPVTITDFANRTVTIESEPKRVVTIAPSITEDLYYLGLFDRIVGVTDFDDFPPGVANVTRVGGYGKYANLEIIASLQPDLILVDSFSMAILGDLEKIAPVIVVDPHSISDIPRALELLGEVFNTEGEAKKATAEFQERIKAVSSMVSGEPRVGVFYVVWNNPLMTAGGGTFISDVIELAGGKNIFNDTKGWPAVSPEQVLERDPDVILLTPHCGMSVQDVYNGPLANTKAARDGRVYMIENENDLIHPSPRVVKGLETVAKLLHPDAFGVSYPITVTDFAGREVTIQSEPRRIVSLAPSITESLFYIGAGSKVVGVTDYDDFPPAVKNITSVGGYGKYANLEVIASLQPDLILADSFSEDILSSLEKIAPVIIVDPKNITDIYSAIELLGRVTNREEGAKSVVAEMKAKVSYVSSMVAGQPKVRTFFILSYYNGYWTAGAGTFVDDLIKLAGGENVFGDVSGWGAASEEQIIARNPDVIIISPNAGVNPEDLCSGPLSEVDAVKNGRVYVLSDENLVVRPGPRIVHGLEEIAEYLHPDVFNYQPQPLACNATASAGG; translated from the coding sequence ATGTCCATGAAAAAGACCGCCCTCCTGCTCATGCTCCTGATGCTGGGAGCGGTCGTCGCGGCAGGATGTATCGCTGGAAATGCCACCACGACCACGAACAGCGAAACTTCCGGCGAGAGCACCTCACTGTCCACCACCACGACTTCAAGCACTCCCGAGTCTGAAACGACGCCCTCCGTGAAAAGCCACTACCCCGTAACCATAACCGACTTTGCCAACAGAACAGTCACGATAGAATCCGAACCCAAACGCGTCGTCACCATCGCCCCGAGCATAACCGAGGACCTTTACTACCTCGGTCTCTTTGACAGAATAGTGGGAGTCACCGACTTCGACGACTTTCCGCCGGGAGTTGCGAACGTTACCCGCGTTGGGGGCTACGGAAAGTACGCGAATCTGGAGATAATCGCTTCCCTCCAGCCAGACCTCATACTCGTTGACAGCTTTTCAATGGCAATCCTCGGCGATCTTGAAAAGATAGCCCCAGTTATAGTCGTTGACCCCCACAGCATAAGCGACATTCCCAGGGCCCTTGAGCTCCTGGGAGAGGTTTTCAACACCGAGGGAGAGGCCAAAAAGGCCACGGCTGAGTTTCAGGAGAGGATAAAAGCAGTAAGCTCGATGGTGTCTGGAGAGCCCAGGGTTGGTGTTTTTTACGTGGTCTGGAACAATCCGCTCATGACGGCCGGAGGCGGAACCTTCATCAGCGACGTCATTGAACTGGCAGGTGGTAAAAACATCTTCAATGACACCAAAGGATGGCCGGCGGTGAGCCCTGAGCAGGTGCTGGAACGCGATCCGGATGTGATACTGCTCACCCCCCACTGCGGTATGAGCGTTCAGGACGTTTACAACGGTCCCTTGGCGAATACAAAGGCCGCCAGGGATGGCAGGGTTTATATGATTGAGAACGAGAACGACCTGATACACCCAAGTCCCCGCGTTGTTAAAGGGCTTGAGACTGTGGCAAAGCTCCTCCACCCCGATGCATTCGGGGTGAGTTATCCCATCACCGTCACCGACTTTGCCGGGAGGGAGGTCACCATTCAAAGCGAGCCCCGGAGGATAGTCTCACTCGCGCCCAGCATAACGGAGAGCCTGTTCTACATAGGCGCCGGAAGCAAGGTCGTCGGAGTGACCGACTACGACGACTTCCCGCCCGCTGTGAAGAACATAACCAGCGTTGGCGGCTACGGAAAGTACGCAAACCTGGAGGTAATCGCTTCCCTCCAGCCAGACCTCATACTCGCCGACAGCTTTTCCGAAGACATCCTCAGCAGCCTGGAGAAGATAGCACCCGTCATCATAGTGGATCCCAAGAACATCACAGATATCTACAGTGCCATCGAACTGCTGGGCAGGGTGACGAACCGTGAGGAGGGGGCCAAGTCCGTAGTAGCCGAGATGAAGGCCAAGGTGAGCTACGTTTCCTCCATGGTCGCCGGGCAGCCAAAGGTCAGGACGTTCTTCATCCTCAGCTACTACAACGGCTACTGGACGGCCGGTGCGGGCACCTTTGTGGACGACCTCATAAAGCTCGCGGGCGGTGAGAACGTATTCGGCGATGTAAGCGGATGGGGAGCGGCAAGCGAGGAACAGATAATCGCCAGGAACCCGGATGTTATTATAATCTCCCCGAATGCAGGGGTAAATCCAGAGGATCTCTGCTCAGGCCCACTGTCAGAGGTCGATGCCGTCAAGAACGGGCGTGTGTACGTCCTCAGCGATGAAAACCTCGTGGTCAGACCGGGACCGAGGATAGTCCACGGCCTTGAGGAGATAGCCGAATACCTGCATCCGGACGTCTTCAACTACCAACCCCAGCCCCTCGCGTGCAACGCCACGGCCTCTGCCGGAGGCTGA
- a CDS encoding CBS domain-containing protein → MVIIPRPIDPKDIRRIRKELDITQEELAKKAGVTQAYIAKLEAGKVDPRLSTFNRILQALLECKKAQLKAKDVMSSPVISVKPYEIVENVIKIMNEHNISQIPVIAGNKVVGSVTEKTLVRQSLEYEDIYDRKVMEVMEEPFPIVNEDEDLEVVKYLLEEHPAVLVQDREGKVKGIITRVDIFRIGREKE, encoded by the coding sequence ATGGTGATAATTCCCCGCCCCATAGATCCCAAGGATATAAGGCGAATCCGAAAGGAACTCGACATAACCCAGGAGGAACTTGCGAAAAAGGCAGGGGTGACACAGGCCTACATCGCCAAACTTGAGGCGGGGAAGGTTGACCCCAGGCTTTCAACCTTTAACCGGATTCTGCAGGCCCTGCTGGAATGCAAGAAGGCACAGCTCAAGGCAAAAGACGTCATGTCATCCCCTGTTATTTCGGTCAAACCCTACGAAATTGTCGAAAACGTCATCAAGATAATGAACGAGCACAACATCTCCCAGATTCCTGTTATAGCTGGCAACAAGGTGGTGGGGTCGGTTACCGAGAAGACCCTTGTAAGACAGAGCTTAGAGTACGAGGACATCTACGACCGAAAGGTCATGGAGGTCATGGAGGAGCCGTTTCCAATAGTTAACGAGGACGAAGACTTGGAGGTTGTCAAGTACCTGCTTGAGGAACATCCGGCGGTTCTCGTTCAAGATAGAGAGGGAAAGGTAAAGGGCATCATAACAAGGGTGGACATATTCAGAATCGGAAGGGAAAAGGAGTAA